A window of uncultured Draconibacterium sp. contains these coding sequences:
- a CDS encoding efflux RND transporter periplasmic adaptor subunit: MKQKKILPYAIGLVVVVMILLVVGKKAGWFGNEFTISIATEKVESKTITEFITANGKIQPKTEVKISPDVAGEIVELFVEDGQPVTKGDPLCVIKPEMYVSALNRSEAALNSSKARLAQAEAQQIERELSYKRSKQLYDKGTIPVSEFETAEAAYKVAQAEVRAAQYSVRSAEATVSEAQEQLTKTKIYAPISGTISALNVEKGERVVGTSMMVGTEMMTVADLDKMEVQVEVNENDIVKVMKFDTALVEVDAYLNRKFKGIVTEIANSASTTGTTADQVTNFDVKVFLLKESYEDLITETSPYPFRPGMSATVDILTETREGVISVPISAVTTRIKKEGGGTEEVADEESTAAETTTDSKTAVKEEKQEVVFVYSDDKVKKVEVKTGIQDNNSIEILEGVNEGDEVVIAPYNAINKTLKDSMMVKKVKEEELFKTSK, from the coding sequence ATGAAGCAAAAAAAGATTCTTCCTTACGCCATTGGACTAGTAGTAGTTGTTATGATTTTATTGGTAGTCGGGAAAAAAGCCGGCTGGTTTGGTAACGAGTTTACAATAAGTATTGCCACCGAAAAAGTTGAAAGCAAAACAATTACTGAATTTATTACTGCCAACGGTAAAATTCAGCCAAAAACAGAAGTAAAAATCAGTCCGGATGTGGCAGGTGAAATCGTGGAACTTTTTGTGGAAGACGGTCAACCGGTAACCAAAGGAGATCCTTTGTGTGTGATTAAACCCGAAATGTATGTATCGGCACTAAACCGTTCAGAAGCCGCATTAAATTCGTCGAAAGCCAGATTGGCACAGGCGGAGGCACAACAAATAGAACGTGAACTCTCGTATAAAAGGAGCAAACAATTGTATGATAAAGGAACCATTCCTGTATCGGAATTTGAAACCGCCGAAGCAGCTTACAAAGTAGCGCAGGCAGAAGTGCGGGCCGCACAGTATTCGGTACGTAGTGCCGAAGCAACGGTGTCGGAAGCACAGGAACAGCTTACAAAAACCAAAATTTATGCTCCGATTTCAGGAACCATTTCGGCCTTGAATGTGGAAAAGGGAGAACGTGTAGTTGGAACAAGTATGATGGTTGGAACCGAAATGATGACCGTTGCCGATCTGGATAAAATGGAAGTTCAGGTAGAGGTTAACGAAAACGACATTGTTAAGGTAATGAAATTTGATACCGCCCTGGTTGAGGTTGATGCTTATCTGAATCGCAAATTCAAAGGCATTGTAACCGAAATTGCCAACTCGGCAAGTACCACCGGAACCACCGCCGATCAGGTTACCAATTTCGATGTGAAAGTATTTTTGTTAAAAGAATCATACGAAGACCTGATAACAGAAACGAGTCCTTATCCATTTCGTCCGGGAATGTCGGCAACGGTTGACATACTTACCGAAACACGCGAAGGTGTAATTTCTGTACCAATTTCGGCAGTTACCACCCGAATTAAAAAAGAAGGTGGTGGTACCGAAGAAGTTGCTGATGAAGAGAGTACTGCGGCTGAAACTACTACTGATAGTAAAACCGCAGTTAAGGAAGAAAAGCAAGAGGTTGTTTTTGTGTACAGTGACGATAAAGTGAAAAAAGTGGAAGTAAAAACCGGTATTCAGGACAACAACAGCATTGAAATTCTGGAAGGTGTAAACGAAGGCGACGAAGTGGTAATTGCTCCATACAATGCCATCAACAAAACCTTAAAAGACAGTATGATGGTAAAGAAAGTAAAAGAAGAAGAACTGTTTAAAACAAGTAAATAA
- a CDS encoding aspartate kinase, whose amino-acid sequence MKVFKFGGASVKDAAAVENVFQIIKSETGKLVVVISAMGKSTDLLETLIKAYYNKTSEKLAIFKAFKDYHIEIIETLFGEKGMPQPVYELFNELEHKLATRPSYDYNFEYDQIICFGELISTRIISDYLNAAGHPNKWIDVRTCLKTDDTFRDAKVDWEWTEELILEEFTFQEDQLYITQGFIGSTSANLTTTLGREGSDFTAAIIGSLLMVESVSIWKDVPGILSADPKKMADTVMINELSYKEAVEMTHSGAKVIHPKTMQPLHNKGIPLLVKSFVVPQNPGTVIHKIDHKVELPPIFILKENQVLITLSAKDFSIISIVDIERVVNFLMEKLIKVTLMQQSAIDLNIVADASDENLEEIFGELSTQYNIRYNTGLTLVTIRHYTEEVLDWMVKEKDIYLEQHSRLTARMLVKE is encoded by the coding sequence ATGAAGGTATTCAAGTTTGGAGGCGCCTCGGTAAAAGATGCCGCAGCTGTAGAAAATGTTTTTCAGATTATTAAAAGTGAAACAGGTAAACTGGTGGTTGTAATTTCTGCCATGGGTAAAAGTACCGATTTGCTGGAAACGTTAATAAAAGCGTATTACAACAAAACGAGTGAGAAACTGGCTATTTTTAAGGCCTTTAAAGATTATCACATCGAAATAATTGAAACTTTATTTGGCGAAAAAGGAATGCCGCAACCCGTTTACGAGCTTTTTAACGAACTGGAACATAAGCTGGCAACCCGGCCTTCGTATGATTATAATTTTGAATACGACCAGATTATTTGTTTTGGCGAGTTGATTTCTACACGTATTATCAGCGATTATTTAAATGCCGCAGGGCACCCCAATAAATGGATCGATGTAAGAACCTGCCTGAAAACAGATGACACTTTCAGAGATGCAAAAGTTGATTGGGAGTGGACAGAAGAGTTGATTTTGGAGGAGTTTACTTTTCAGGAAGACCAGTTGTACATCACGCAGGGATTTATTGGATCGACCTCCGCCAATTTAACCACCACACTCGGAAGAGAAGGATCGGATTTTACAGCGGCAATTATTGGTAGTTTGTTAATGGTAGAAAGTGTTTCGATTTGGAAAGATGTACCCGGTATTTTAAGTGCCGATCCGAAAAAAATGGCCGACACTGTTATGATAAACGAATTGTCGTATAAAGAAGCAGTGGAGATGACACATTCGGGAGCCAAAGTAATTCATCCGAAAACCATGCAACCTTTGCACAACAAAGGAATTCCGCTTTTGGTAAAATCGTTTGTTGTGCCACAAAACCCGGGAACGGTTATTCATAAAATCGATCATAAAGTTGAATTGCCACCCATTTTTATTCTCAAAGAAAACCAGGTGTTAATTACGCTTTCGGCAAAAGATTTCTCCATTATTTCGATAGTAGATATTGAACGTGTTGTAAACTTTTTAATGGAGAAATTAATAAAAGTGACTTTAATGCAACAGTCGGCCATCGACTTAAATATTGTCGCCGATGCCTCAGATGAAAATCTGGAAGAGATTTTTGGCGAACTGTCAACTCAATACAATATTCGTTACAATACCGGATTAACGTTGGTTACCATTCGTCATTATACCGAAGAGGTGCTCGACTGGATGGTTAAAGAAAAAGACATTTACCTGGAACAACACAGCAGGTTAACCGCCAGAATGCTTGTAAAAGAGTAA
- a CDS encoding aldo/keto reductase, whose product MNITSKTTLNNGLTMPWLGLGVFQSEDGKEVINAIKVALNNGYRSIDTAAIYRNEKGVGTAIKESNVAREDIFLTSKVWNSEQGYDTTMAAFEESLEKLQTNYLDLYLIHWPKGEKSIDTWKALEELYNKGKIKAIGISNFLVHHLDDFLPHCKVIPAVNQVEFHPELVQPELLTYCKSKGIQLEAWSPIMKGKVNSVPLLQDLAAKYGKTPVQIVLRWDIQKGVVTIPKSVTDERIIANANIFDFELTPEDILKIDSLDKNKRIGPHPDTISF is encoded by the coding sequence ATGAATATTACATCAAAAACTACGTTAAATAACGGCCTAACTATGCCATGGTTGGGTCTGGGTGTTTTCCAGTCGGAAGACGGGAAAGAAGTTATAAATGCCATAAAAGTGGCGCTTAACAACGGATACAGAAGTATTGACACTGCCGCCATTTACCGGAACGAAAAAGGTGTTGGAACTGCCATTAAGGAAAGTAATGTTGCGCGCGAAGATATTTTTCTAACCTCAAAAGTGTGGAACAGTGAACAAGGTTACGATACAACAATGGCCGCTTTTGAAGAAAGCCTGGAGAAATTACAGACAAATTACCTCGATCTGTATCTAATTCACTGGCCAAAAGGGGAAAAATCGATCGACACCTGGAAAGCACTTGAAGAGTTGTACAACAAAGGAAAAATAAAAGCCATCGGAATAAGCAATTTTCTGGTACATCATCTCGATGATTTTTTGCCGCACTGCAAGGTAATACCGGCTGTTAACCAGGTTGAATTTCATCCGGAGCTTGTTCAGCCCGAACTTTTAACTTATTGCAAAAGCAAAGGAATACAATTGGAAGCCTGGTCGCCAATTATGAAGGGAAAAGTTAACTCGGTTCCTCTTTTGCAGGATCTGGCAGCTAAATACGGCAAAACTCCGGTGCAGATCGTATTACGCTGGGACATTCAAAAAGGCGTGGTTACCATTCCTAAATCGGTTACCGACGAACGAATTATCGCAAATGCCAATATTTTCGATTTTGAACTAACACCGGAGGATATTTTAAAAATCGACAGTCTGGATAAAAACAAACGGATCGGTCCGCACCCCGATACCATTTCATTTTAA